One Maribacter cobaltidurans genomic window carries:
- the rho gene encoding transcription termination factor Rho, whose translation MFEISELKSKKLPELQEIAKGLNVPKFKTLKKLDLVYQILDLQAANPKAAESVVPTETEKPKAKKPRISRNKAEDQNKKDTPDKTKEKSEPKNNDSQKPESTEQRKPRARQKSNENDTKREHQKNPQQNKNQNNRKQNHPRNNNHDKSNFDKDLKNRYKEPEYEFDSIITSEGVLDIMQDGYGFLRSSDYNYLSSPDDIYVSQSQIRLFGLKPGDTVLGNVRPPKEGEKYFPLIKVNKINGIDPQVVRDRVSFEHLTPLFPKEKFNLAERQSTISTRIIDLFSPIGKGQRGMIVSQPKTGKTMLLKDIANGIAANHPEVYQIILLIDERPEEVTDMQRNVRGEVVASTFDKEASEHVRVANIVLEKAKRLVECGHDVVILLDSITRLARAYNTVQPASGKVLSGGVDANALHKPKRFFGAARNIENGGSLSIIATALTETGSKMDEVIFEEFKGTGNMELQLDRKIANRRIFPAIDLTSSSTRRDDLLLDENTLQRMWIMRKYLADMNPVEAMEFIEQRFKQTKNNEEFLMTMNQ comes from the coding sequence ATGTTTGAGATTTCAGAATTAAAATCAAAAAAGCTACCTGAACTTCAGGAAATAGCCAAGGGACTAAATGTTCCTAAATTCAAGACCTTAAAAAAATTGGACTTGGTCTACCAAATTTTAGATTTACAGGCAGCCAACCCCAAGGCCGCAGAATCGGTGGTCCCGACGGAAACAGAAAAACCCAAGGCCAAAAAGCCTAGAATCTCTAGAAATAAGGCTGAAGACCAGAATAAAAAAGATACTCCCGATAAGACTAAGGAAAAATCTGAACCCAAAAACAACGATTCCCAAAAGCCAGAATCAACCGAACAGAGAAAACCTAGAGCTCGACAAAAAAGCAACGAGAACGATACCAAAAGGGAACATCAAAAAAATCCCCAGCAAAATAAAAATCAGAACAATAGAAAGCAAAATCACCCTCGTAACAACAATCACGACAAGAGTAATTTTGACAAGGATTTAAAGAATAGGTACAAGGAACCGGAATATGAGTTTGATAGCATCATTACCAGTGAGGGCGTATTGGACATTATGCAGGACGGGTATGGCTTTTTAAGGTCATCGGACTATAATTACCTTTCCTCACCGGATGATATTTATGTATCCCAATCCCAAATTAGATTGTTCGGTCTAAAACCAGGGGATACCGTTTTAGGAAATGTAAGGCCTCCAAAGGAAGGTGAAAAATACTTCCCTTTGATCAAAGTGAACAAAATCAACGGCATTGACCCACAAGTGGTACGTGATAGGGTCTCCTTTGAGCATTTGACACCTTTGTTCCCAAAGGAAAAATTTAACCTGGCCGAAAGGCAAAGTACGATTTCCACAAGAATTATCGACCTTTTTTCCCCTATAGGAAAGGGACAAAGGGGAATGATTGTTTCGCAGCCCAAAACGGGTAAAACAATGCTCTTAAAGGACATTGCCAATGGTATCGCGGCAAACCACCCAGAGGTATATCAAATTATTCTTTTGATCGACGAGCGTCCAGAAGAAGTTACGGATATGCAGCGTAATGTACGGGGGGAGGTTGTAGCATCCACTTTTGACAAAGAAGCTTCAGAACATGTGCGTGTAGCAAATATTGTCCTTGAAAAAGCAAAAAGATTAGTGGAATGTGGACATGACGTAGTAATACTTTTAGACTCCATTACCAGATTGGCCAGAGCATATAATACCGTACAACCCGCCTCGGGCAAGGTATTAAGTGGGGGTGTTGATGCCAATGCATTGCACAAACCAAAACGATTTTTTGGAGCGGCCCGTAACATTGAGAATGGAGGTTCACTATCCATTATTGCCACGGCTCTTACAGAAACAGGTTCCAAAATGGACGAGGTTATCTTTGAAGAATTTAAGGGAACAGGTAATATGGAGCTTCAATTAGATCGTAAGATTGCCAATAGAAGAATATTCCCTGCCATAGACCTCACCTCTTCCAGCACCAGACGAGATGACCTGTTGCTTGATGAAAACACCTTACAACGTATGTGGATCATGCGGAAGTACTTGGCGGATATGAATCCGGTCGAAGCCATGGAGTTTATAGAGCAGCGATTCAAACAGACCAAAAATAACGAAGAGTTCTTAATGACTATGAACCAGTAG
- the rpsT gene encoding 30S ribosomal protein S20, translated as MANHKSALKRIRRNEAVRLRNRYQHKTTRNAIKKLRAEENKKDAEALFPSVVSMIDRLAKRNIIHSNKAANLKSKLAKHVAAL; from the coding sequence ATGGCAAATCATAAGTCGGCATTAAAGAGAATCAGAAGGAACGAAGCAGTACGTTTACGTAATAGGTACCAGCATAAAACTACGCGTAATGCTATTAAGAAATTGCGCGCTGAAGAAAATAAAAAGGATGCCGAGGCTCTTTTTCCAAGTGTTGTGAGTATGATAGATCGTTTGGCAAAACGTAATATTATTCATAGTAACAAAGCGGCCAATTTAAAAAGTAAATTGGCAAAGCACGTAGCTGCGCTCTAA
- the proS gene encoding proline--tRNA ligase: protein MGKNLTTRSEDYSKWYNELVVKADLAENSGVRGCMVIKPYGYAIWEKMQAGLDKMFKETGHENAYFPLFIPKSYLSKEASHVDGFAKECAVVTHYRLKNAEDGSGIIVDPDAKLEEELIVRPTSETIIWDTYRKWIQSYRDLPLLINQWANVVRWEMRTRLFLRTAEFLWQEGHTAHATEQEAIDEAIQMMNVYAEFAEEHMAVPVIKGVKTESERFAGAVETYCIEALMQDGKALQAGTSHFLGQNFAKAFDVKFASKEGNKEFVWATSWGVSTRLMGALIMTHSDDNGLVLPPKLAPIQVVIVPIYKGLEQLAGISEKVDPLVKELKSKGISVKYDDRDTQKPGFKFNEYELKGVPVRLAIGQRDLANGTYEVARRDTLEKTTVPADEVVAKIEFLLEDIQKTIYKKAFDYRNEHITEVDTYEEFKQVLETKGGFVSAHWDGSAETEERIKEETKATIRCIPLHVEDEEGTCILTGKPSSKKVLFAKAY, encoded by the coding sequence ATGGGTAAAAATTTAACTACTAGAAGCGAGGACTATTCCAAATGGTATAATGAATTGGTTGTTAAAGCTGATTTAGCCGAAAACTCCGGTGTAAGGGGGTGCATGGTCATAAAACCGTATGGTTATGCTATATGGGAAAAAATGCAGGCCGGTTTGGATAAAATGTTTAAGGAGACAGGACATGAAAATGCCTATTTTCCTCTTTTTATCCCCAAATCCTATTTGAGTAAGGAAGCAAGCCATGTTGATGGCTTTGCCAAGGAATGTGCCGTGGTAACACACTATAGGTTGAAGAACGCAGAGGATGGAAGCGGTATTATCGTAGATCCTGATGCCAAGTTGGAGGAGGAATTAATCGTTAGGCCGACCTCCGAAACCATTATATGGGATACCTACAGAAAATGGATTCAATCTTACAGGGACTTGCCCCTTTTAATAAATCAATGGGCGAATGTTGTTCGTTGGGAAATGCGTACACGACTTTTTTTAAGAACTGCTGAATTTTTATGGCAGGAAGGACATACAGCACATGCAACGGAGCAGGAAGCCATTGACGAGGCTATACAAATGATGAACGTATACGCCGAATTCGCCGAAGAACACATGGCGGTTCCCGTTATAAAAGGGGTTAAAACGGAGAGTGAGCGTTTTGCCGGCGCAGTAGAAACCTATTGTATAGAGGCCTTGATGCAAGATGGAAAGGCCTTACAGGCCGGAACTTCCCATTTTTTGGGTCAAAATTTTGCCAAGGCATTCGATGTTAAATTTGCAAGTAAAGAAGGTAATAAAGAGTTTGTATGGGCAACTTCTTGGGGGGTTTCAACTAGATTGATGGGTGCATTGATCATGACACATTCAGATGATAACGGTTTGGTGCTGCCTCCAAAACTGGCTCCCATCCAAGTAGTGATCGTTCCCATATATAAGGGGTTGGAGCAGTTGGCCGGAATCTCTGAAAAAGTAGACCCATTGGTCAAGGAACTCAAGTCCAAAGGCATATCCGTGAAGTATGATGATCGCGACACTCAAAAACCTGGATTCAAGTTCAACGAATATGAGTTAAAGGGTGTACCCGTCAGATTGGCCATTGGACAAAGAGATCTCGCGAACGGTACATATGAGGTAGCAAGAAGGGATACTCTAGAAAAAACCACAGTACCTGCTGATGAAGTAGTGGCTAAAATTGAATTTTTATTGGAAGACATACAAAAAACGATTTATAAAAAGGCCTTTGATTATAGAAATGAACATATTACAGAGGTAGATACCTATGAAGAATTCAAACAAGTACTGGAAACGAAAGGAGGTTTTGTTTCCGCACATTGGGATGGTAGTGCCGAAACCGAAGAACGAATAAAGGAGGAGACCAAAGCAACTATTAGGTGCATACCATTGCACGTTGAAGATGAGGAGGGTACATGTATATTGACAGGTAAACCTTCTTCAAAAAAGGTTCTGTTTGCAAAGGCATACTAA
- a CDS encoding OmpP1/FadL family transporter yields the protein MKRIFTFITLSLCLVGSAQNINDVLRYGQENLPGTARFQAMGGAFGALGGDMSALNINPAGSAVFNNSLLTLSGTHFRRDNDANYFGTLTNTKRNEIDLNQIGGAFVFNNTDENSDWKKFSLAFNYDMVQSFENKTYVSGNSNQGIDNYFLNFAQGVPFGSILLQEDEFIEDAYLDIGASQGFREQQAFLGYYGGILDPENQDDETTNYISNTQYSSVNQDFLKTTTGYNSKFTVNAASQFRDNLYLGASLNFHNVLYDQYTEFTENGYDADSPIQRTTFDNLLSTEGNGFSFSLGAIAKLNDFVRLGGSYQSPTWYRLTDDFSQRISSDLADDDINFIDFNIVNLFDTYTIKTPSKLTGSMALVFGQNGLLSFDYGYQDFSQSELRPNNDSNFQTVNNQIANELGGVSTFRVGGEYRLGMVSLRGGYRFEQSPYTNGNTIDDLNGFSTGIGFNFGGSRLDFALSRTEQDMNERLFDTGLDTPAMITRINTNATLSYTLNF from the coding sequence ATGAAAAGAATATTCACTTTCATAACGTTATCCCTATGCCTTGTGGGTAGCGCACAAAATATAAACGATGTATTGCGCTATGGGCAGGAAAATCTACCTGGCACGGCAAGATTCCAGGCCATGGGCGGAGCTTTTGGAGCTCTAGGCGGTGACATGTCGGCACTAAATATAAATCCTGCCGGTTCAGCTGTTTTCAATAACAGTCTATTGACCCTTTCCGGAACCCATTTTAGAAGGGATAACGATGCCAATTATTTCGGTACTCTCACCAATACGAAACGAAACGAAATAGATTTAAACCAAATTGGTGGAGCATTCGTCTTTAATAACACAGACGAAAATTCCGATTGGAAAAAATTCTCCTTGGCATTCAATTATGATATGGTCCAAAGTTTTGAAAATAAAACCTATGTTTCAGGAAATAGCAATCAAGGCATAGACAATTACTTTTTGAATTTTGCCCAAGGTGTTCCTTTTGGATCCATATTGCTTCAGGAGGATGAATTTATTGAGGACGCTTATTTAGATATTGGTGCATCACAGGGATTCAGGGAACAACAGGCTTTCTTAGGCTACTATGGCGGTATTTTAGACCCTGAGAATCAAGATGACGAAACTACAAACTATATCAGCAACACCCAATATTCGTCAGTAAACCAAGATTTTTTAAAAACGACCACTGGGTATAATAGTAAATTTACCGTAAATGCCGCTAGTCAATTCAGGGACAATCTTTATTTAGGCGCTTCCTTAAATTTTCATAATGTGCTTTACGACCAATATACTGAGTTCACCGAAAATGGTTACGATGCAGATTCCCCTATACAGAGGACAACATTTGACAATCTTCTAAGTACCGAAGGAAACGGCTTTTCTTTTAGTTTGGGAGCCATTGCGAAATTGAACGACTTTGTTCGTTTGGGAGGAAGTTATCAATCCCCTACGTGGTACAGGCTAACCGATGACTTTTCCCAAAGAATAAGTTCCGATTTAGCCGATGATGACATCAATTTTATTGATTTCAACATCGTAAACTTATTCGATACATACACTATTAAAACTCCTTCAAAATTAACTGGTAGCATGGCCTTGGTCTTTGGGCAAAACGGACTGCTAAGTTTTGATTATGGATATCAGGATTTTTCCCAGTCGGAATTGCGACCTAATAACGATTCCAATTTCCAAACCGTGAACAACCAAATTGCAAATGAGCTTGGCGGTGTATCTACTTTTAGGGTTGGTGGAGAATATAGATTGGGAATGGTGAGCCTTCGTGGAGGTTATAGATTTGAACAAAGTCCTTATACGAACGGTAATACTATAGATGACCTTAATGGATTTTCTACTGGTATAGGGTTTAATTTTGGTGGTAGCCGATTGGATTTTGCTCTCAGCAGAACGGAGCAGGATATGAATGAAAGACTGTTTGATACTGGTTTGGATACCCCCGCTATGATAACCAGGATAAATACAAATGCTACTTTAAGCTATACCTTGAATTTTTAA
- a CDS encoding T9SS type B sorting domain-containing protein, translating into MRTLFGIICCFLLFFCKANAQNSADCRTAIPVCADAPIMGLADGGGDIDDFDPEVIRQTGCLEKGSVSSANIENNTSWFVFRAGTGGQVGFDIEALPSAGNSTPTAEWDFAVYGPYDEIGGQNFCSIIGDGTSEPIRCNYEVNNTSFTGIGVNPENGQEGAPFLIGSQNTYDEWLDVQPGEIYYILINNFNTNFDGDPEPFMLTFTGNSVQENQNTALDCTLRDEFLGFDITACEGDPDITLSALNSPVGPDIASVEWTVDYDDDGVIDGTLAGSGPSGAELVVTSPNSGRYFATITTASGTPPTVADLGGILITFYGVPILDRVEVLDTNLSVDPDANNVEFIMDGDGDYEYAINNGVFQDDPVFLDIPPGINTVVINDKNGCGTTEPIEFLVVGYPKFFTPNGDSINDEWNVKGIETLTNPVVFIFDRYGKLLKQLGAVEGWDGNYNGRPMPSTDYWFRFEYEEDDGGILVAKTRQSHFTLKR; encoded by the coding sequence ATGCGAACATTATTCGGTATTATTTGTTGTTTTCTCTTATTTTTTTGCAAAGCAAATGCCCAGAACTCAGCAGACTGTAGAACTGCAATCCCTGTTTGTGCAGACGCTCCGATTATGGGGCTTGCCGATGGTGGAGGGGATATTGATGATTTTGACCCGGAGGTTATTAGACAAACCGGCTGTTTGGAAAAAGGGAGCGTTAGTTCTGCCAATATAGAGAACAATACCTCATGGTTTGTCTTTAGGGCCGGTACTGGAGGCCAGGTTGGTTTTGATATTGAGGCTTTGCCTTCGGCTGGAAATTCAACGCCTACCGCGGAATGGGATTTTGCCGTTTACGGACCCTATGATGAAATAGGGGGGCAAAATTTTTGTTCAATTATTGGTGATGGCACATCTGAACCTATTCGGTGTAATTATGAGGTGAACAACACAAGTTTTACCGGGATTGGTGTAAATCCCGAAAATGGCCAGGAGGGAGCTCCTTTTTTGATAGGTAGCCAAAATACCTATGATGAATGGTTGGACGTTCAACCTGGGGAAATCTACTATATTCTTATCAATAATTTCAACACTAATTTTGACGGTGACCCGGAACCTTTTATGCTCACCTTTACGGGGAATTCCGTTCAGGAAAATCAGAATACCGCTTTGGACTGTACACTTAGGGATGAGTTTTTAGGTTTTGATATTACGGCTTGTGAAGGTGACCCAGATATAACACTTAGTGCTTTGAACTCACCAGTAGGGCCGGATATTGCTAGCGTGGAATGGACAGTAGATTATGATGATGATGGTGTGATTGATGGAACATTAGCTGGCTCAGGACCTAGCGGCGCAGAATTAGTGGTAACAAGCCCAAATTCTGGAAGATATTTCGCTACAATAACCACAGCCTCTGGAACGCCACCGACCGTTGCCGATTTAGGCGGGATTTTAATAACATTTTACGGGGTACCTATTCTGGATAGGGTAGAGGTCTTGGATACTAACTTATCCGTTGATCCTGATGCAAACAATGTTGAATTCATTATGGATGGGGATGGAGATTATGAGTATGCTATTAATAATGGTGTCTTTCAAGATGATCCTGTCTTTTTGGATATACCCCCAGGAATAAACACGGTGGTCATTAACGACAAAAATGGTTGTGGCACTACGGAACCCATTGAGTTTTTGGTAGTGGGATACCCTAAATTTTTTACACCAAATGGAGATTCTATAAACGACGAATGGAACGTGAAGGGTATAGAAACCTTAACGAATCCGGTTGTATTTATCTTTGACCGATATGGAAAACTCCTTAAGCAGTTAGGAGCCGTTGAAGGTTGGGACGGAAATTATAATGGAAGACCCATGCCATCGACCGATTATTGGTTTCGATTTGAGTACGAAGAAGATGATGGTGGAATATTGGTGGCCAAAACAAGACAATCGCACTTTACTCTTAAGAGATAA
- the folE gene encoding GTP cyclohydrolase I FolE: MKTEGTLEEHFEQLGDDHISSSEETPLRKDAFILSDEEKIERIKGSVREILLTLGMDLTDDSLKGTPNRVAKMFVKEIFGGLHPDRKPNSSTFENKYKYGEMLVEKNITLYSTCEHHLLPIVGRAHVAYISKGSVVGLSKMNRIVDYYAKRPQVQERLNIQIVRELQKVLGTEDVACVIDAKHLCVNSRGIRDIESSTVTAEYGGKFKEEAVRNEFLEYINMDTQF; the protein is encoded by the coding sequence ATGAAAACAGAGGGTACATTGGAGGAACATTTTGAACAGTTGGGAGATGACCACATTTCTTCATCGGAGGAAACCCCATTGCGCAAGGATGCCTTTATCCTTAGCGATGAAGAAAAAATAGAGAGGATTAAAGGAAGTGTTCGCGAAATATTGCTGACCTTGGGAATGGACCTCACAGACGATAGTCTTAAGGGTACTCCCAATAGAGTGGCCAAAATGTTCGTGAAGGAAATTTTTGGAGGATTACATCCGGATAGAAAACCCAATTCTTCCACCTTTGAGAACAAGTACAAATACGGTGAAATGTTGGTGGAAAAGAACATAACACTTTATTCTACCTGTGAACACCACCTCCTACCCATTGTTGGAAGGGCACACGTTGCCTATATTTCAAAAGGTTCCGTGGTTGGACTTTCTAAGATGAACCGTATCGTGGATTATTATGCCAAAAGACCCCAAGTACAGGAAAGGCTAAACATTCAAATAGTTAGGGAATTACAAAAAGTATTGGGTACCGAAGATGTAGCTTGCGTAATAGATGCGAAACACCTTTGCGTAAATTCCCGTGGTATACGTGATATTGAAAGTAGTACCGTAACCGCGGAATACGGTGGTAAATTCAAGGAAGAAGCCGTTCGTAACGAGTTTCTGGAGTATATAAATATGGATACGCAATTTTAA
- the cysS gene encoding cysteine--tRNA ligase, which produces MQLYQEQTIRVHNSLTGKKETFVPINEGHIGMYVCGPTVYSNVHLGNCRTFMSFDMIFRYFRHLGYKVRYVRNITDAGHLVDDAEDGEDKIAKKARLEQLEPMEVVQRYTVDFHNILEKFNFLPPSIEPTATGHIIEQIEIIKDILEKGYAYEVNGSVYFDVVRFNESNEYGKLSGRKLEDMIANTRELTAQDDKKSPQDFALWKKAEPEHIMRWPSPWGDGFPGWHLECTAMSTKYLGETFDIHGGGMDLKFPHHECEIAQAEASNGKSPVKYWMHANMLTLNGKKMAKSTGNSILPGEIFSGENNILSKPFSPAMVRFFMMQAHYGSILDISNDALLASEKGFNKLMDSMSSIKLLSVGNKTDFDIEAWRQSCYDAMNDDFNTPILIAKLFDAVKHINLIKEGSETITQKDKELLLETMQNFVFDILGLEDKQGSSVDSEKLSGVVELLIQLRKEARENKDFATSDAIRDQLAELGIQLKDGKEGTTYSL; this is translated from the coding sequence ATGCAATTGTACCAAGAGCAAACGATAAGGGTTCATAATTCCCTTACGGGCAAAAAAGAGACTTTTGTTCCCATAAACGAAGGGCATATAGGCATGTATGTCTGCGGACCCACGGTATACAGTAACGTGCATCTTGGAAATTGCAGGACTTTCATGTCATTTGACATGATTTTTAGATATTTCCGTCATTTGGGATATAAGGTAAGGTATGTAAGAAACATTACTGATGCCGGACATTTGGTGGATGATGCTGAGGATGGTGAGGACAAAATAGCCAAAAAAGCCAGGTTGGAGCAATTGGAACCCATGGAAGTCGTGCAACGATATACTGTAGACTTTCACAATATATTGGAGAAGTTTAATTTTCTGCCCCCAAGTATTGAGCCTACCGCAACGGGCCACATCATAGAACAAATTGAAATCATTAAGGATATCCTAGAAAAAGGATATGCCTATGAGGTAAACGGTTCTGTCTATTTTGATGTTGTGAGGTTTAATGAATCCAATGAATATGGCAAGCTAAGTGGAAGAAAACTGGAGGACATGATTGCGAACACACGTGAGCTTACGGCCCAGGATGACAAAAAAAGTCCCCAGGATTTCGCCCTTTGGAAAAAAGCCGAACCAGAACATATCATGCGCTGGCCTTCTCCGTGGGGGGACGGATTTCCAGGTTGGCATTTGGAGTGTACCGCCATGAGCACAAAATATCTTGGTGAAACTTTTGATATTCATGGTGGAGGTATGGATTTGAAATTTCCTCACCATGAATGTGAAATAGCCCAGGCAGAAGCAAGTAATGGTAAGTCTCCGGTAAAATATTGGATGCACGCCAATATGCTTACCCTCAACGGGAAAAAAATGGCTAAATCTACCGGAAACAGTATTCTTCCGGGGGAAATTTTTTCAGGTGAAAACAATATCCTTAGCAAGCCCTTCTCCCCTGCCATGGTACGTTTTTTTATGATGCAGGCGCACTATGGAAGTATTTTGGATATTAGCAATGATGCTTTGTTAGCTTCGGAAAAAGGGTTTAACAAATTAATGGATTCAATGAGCTCCATAAAGTTGCTATCCGTGGGAAATAAAACCGATTTTGATATTGAGGCTTGGAGACAAAGTTGTTATGATGCCATGAACGATGACTTTAACACTCCTATACTTATTGCAAAACTCTTTGATGCGGTTAAACACATCAACCTTATTAAAGAAGGATCGGAGACAATCACCCAAAAGGATAAGGAATTACTTCTGGAAACTATGCAAAATTTTGTTTTCGACATCTTAGGATTGGAAGACAAACAAGGGTCCAGTGTAGATTCGGAAAAACTAAGTGGAGTTGTGGAACTGTTGATTCAGTTAAGAAAGGAAGCCAGGGAGAACAAAGATTTTGCCACTTCCGATGCAATAAGGGACCAATTGGCAGAATTGGGCATTCAATTAAAAGACGGGAAAGAAGGTACTACCTATAGCCTTTAA
- a CDS encoding AraC family transcriptional regulator, translating to MLKLSDTFLKGRRLETMVENQTSYTLKNAAMHVFETHEQAEKVLLEFSQPVLASMIEGKKIMHLRDYESFDFLPGESLVLPANETMCIDFPEAKSKNPTRCLAMAISEEKIKNVLQFMNESITKDDEKEWSLMDYNFHFVNDPGIFQILQRLLFLFSENHPSKDFFVDNMLRELIIRILQTNERKIYTSSQMSINSNNRLSYVIRYIREHLDEPLNVEDLSKKAYMSPSHFYRVFKNELGISPIEFINNERIKLATGLLQNPRLSIKDIYMRCGFESRSYFNRVFKNRQQLSPGEYQAKVKTIRYS from the coding sequence ATGCTAAAGTTGTCCGATACCTTTTTAAAAGGAAGAAGATTGGAGACCATGGTGGAGAACCAAACTTCCTATACGCTAAAAAATGCAGCAATGCATGTTTTTGAAACCCATGAGCAAGCGGAGAAGGTGCTTCTGGAATTTAGCCAGCCTGTTTTGGCTAGCATGATAGAGGGTAAAAAAATAATGCATCTAAGAGATTACGAATCCTTTGATTTTTTGCCCGGGGAGTCCTTGGTGCTTCCCGCGAACGAAACCATGTGCATCGACTTCCCGGAAGCAAAGTCAAAAAACCCTACCCGATGTTTGGCAATGGCCATTTCCGAGGAGAAAATTAAAAACGTACTTCAGTTCATGAACGAAAGTATAACCAAGGATGATGAGAAGGAGTGGAGCTTGATGGATTACAACTTTCATTTTGTGAACGACCCTGGAATTTTTCAAATCCTACAAAGATTGCTCTTTCTTTTTTCTGAAAACCACCCCTCTAAGGATTTTTTTGTGGATAACATGTTAAGAGAGTTGATTATTAGGATTTTGCAGACCAATGAACGTAAAATCTATACCAGTTCCCAAATGTCCATAAATAGCAATAATAGACTTTCTTATGTCATTAGATATATACGGGAACATCTAGACGAACCGTTGAATGTTGAAGATCTTAGTAAGAAGGCATATATGAGCCCCTCACATTTTTACAGGGTTTTTAAAAATGAGCTTGGAATTTCACCTATAGAATTCATTAATAATGAGCGAATAAAATTGGCTACAGGTTTATTGCAGAATCCTAGACTGAGTATTAAAGATATCTATATGCGGTGCGGTTTTGAAAGTAGATCTTATTTTAACCGCGTCTTTAAAAACAGGCAACAACTTTCACCCGGGGAATATCAGGCCAAAGTAAAAACCATCAGGTATTCCTAA